Proteins encoded in a region of the Panicum hallii strain FIL2 chromosome 3, PHallii_v3.1, whole genome shotgun sequence genome:
- the LOC112887731 gene encoding metal transporter Nramp6-like has product MAAAPAGAGDGATTAAARDVEEEARALLPSPAPGGGYDDGDEEDLEERAYEAAEKVIVCISGGPDPESGGDDDAALCSSSGAAPPFSWRKLWLFTGPGFLMSIAFLDPGNLEGDLQAGAVAGDTLLWLLMWATAMGLLVQLLAARLGVATGRHLAELCRDEYPDWARRALWLMAEVAMVGADIQEVIGSAIAIKILSRGYLPLWAGVVITALDCFIFLSLENYGVRKLEAVFAFLIATMAISFAWMFTDTKPNGKDLLIGILVPKLSSRTIRQAVGVVGCVIMPHNVFLHSALVQSRKIDQNKEYQVREALRYYSIESTIALAVSFMINLFVTTIFAKGFYGSKEAGNIGLENAGQYLQEKFGGGFFPILYIWGIGLLAAGQSSTITGTYAGQFIMGGFLNLRLKKWVRALITRSFAIVPTIVVALFFDTSDSALDVLNEWLNVLQSIQIPFALIPLITLVSKEQVMGVFKIGPNTQAVTWTVATLLITINGYLLMDFFSSEIRGPLSGSLLCVAVLVYASFVLYLILRGTEFFEKIVKAIHNTFS; this is encoded by the exons atggccgccgcccccgccggagCCGGGGACggcgccaccaccgccgcgGCCAGGGACGtcgaggaggaggcgcgcgcgctcctcccctcccccgcgccgggcggcggctacgacgacggcgacgaggaggaccTCGAGGAGCGCGCGTACGAGGCGGCGGAGAAGGTCATCGTGTGCATCTCGGGCGGGCCCGACCCGGagagcggcggcgacgacgacgcggCGCTCTGCTCCTCATCCGGGGCGGCGCCGCCCTTCTCGTGGCGGAAGCTCTGGCTCTTCACGGGGCCCGGGTTCCTGATGAGCATCGCGTTCCTGGACCCGGGCAACCTCGAGGGGGACCTCCAGGCGGGCGCCGTCGCCGGGGACACGCTGCTGTGGCTGCTCATGTGGGCCACCGCCATGGGCCTCCTCGTGCAGCTCCTCGCCGCGCGCCTCGGGGTCGCCACGGGCCGGCACCTCGCCGAGCTCTGCCGGGACGAGTACCCCGACTGGGCGCGCCGCGCGCTCTGGCTCATGGCCGAGGTCGCCATGGTCGGGGCGGACATCCAGGAGGTCATCGGCAGCGCCATCGCCATCAAGATCCTCAGCAGGGGGTACCTGCCGCTCTGGGCCGGCGTCGTCATCACCGCCTTGGATTG CTTTATTTTTCTTTCGCTGGAAAACTATGGGGTGAGGAAACTAGAAGCTGTATTTGCATTTTTAATTGCAACTATGGCCATCTCCTTTGCATGGATGTTCACAGACACTAAGCCCAACGGGAAAGACTTGTTAATTG GTATTTTGGTTCCAAAATTGAGCTCAAGGACAATAAGACAAGCGGTTGGGGTTGTTGGCTGTGTTATCATGCCCCACAATGTGTTTCTTCATTCAGCACTAGTGCAATCAAGGAAAATAGATCAAAATAAGGAATATCAAGTCCGTGAAGCATTGAGATACTATTCAATAGAGTCAACTATAGCATTAGCTGTCTCCTTCATGATAAATCTCTTTGTTACAACGATTTTTGCGAAAGGATTCTATGGCAGTAAGGAAGCTGGCAATATTGGCCTCGAAAATGCTGGACAGTATCTACAAGAGAAGTTTGGTGGAGGATTTTTTCCTATCCTTTACATTTGGGGGATTGGGTTATTAGCGGCTGGGCAGAGTAGTACAATAACAGGAACATATGCTGGGCAGTTTATAATGGGTGGATTTCTGAATTTAAGGTTAAAAAAATGGGTCAGAGCATTGATCACCAGAAGCTTTGCAATTGTACCCACTATAGTTGTTGCTTTGTTCTTCGACACATCTGATTCTGCACTGGATGTTTTAAATGAGTGGCTCAATGTGCTCCAATCAATTCAGATTCCTTTTGCGCTCATTCCACTCATAACCTTGGTTTCAAAGGAGCAAGTTATGGGAGTCTTCAAAATAGGCCCTAATACCCAA GCTGTAACCTGGACAGTGGCCACGCTGCTGATCACTATCAACGGGTACCTCTTGATGGATTTCTTCTCTTCTGAAATCCGAGGCCCGTTATCCGGCTCACTCCTCTGCGTGGCGGTCCTCGTTTACGCTTCATTTGTACTGTACCTCATCCTGCGGGGCACCGAGTTCTTCGAGAAGATTGTCAAAGCAATCCACAACACTTTTTCATGA